A window of Juglans regia cultivar Chandler unplaced genomic scaffold, Walnut 2.0 Scaffold_7, whole genome shotgun sequence genomic DNA:
AGACAAGCTCTCCACAAGAAGACATTTTCACCTGGAGGCACATTTGAATGCCAAATCTGCTGCCAAACCCTCTTAAATTGGCCACTGGATGAGGACTGGCCTTCATCTGCAAATTCCCTCTCCTTCACCATATGATAAGCACCCCTCATAGAAAAGCAACCATTATGAGTACCCTTCCAGATTAATTTGTCCTTGCTATTCAAAAAGCTGATTGGGATTCGAAGGATATCTTCTGCCTCACCACTATCAAAAGTCTGGTGCACAAGATCTTTCTTCCAGGTTTTAGAgtttgagtcaattagttctgcTACTGTGGCCCTTTTGTCCAATACTTTGACATCACTTAGAACCAGGTTATGATGGGAAGCACTTAACCATTTATCTTGCCCAATGTGGATGTTCTCACCTGTACCTACTCTCCAAACAGACCCTTCAAGGATGACTGGTCTTGCTGCAATGAAGCTCCTCCAAATAAAAGAAGGGCTAGCACCCAACTTTGCTGATTGGAAATCAGAATGCTTGAAATATTTTGCTTTCAAAACCTTGGCTGCCAAAGAGTGTGGATTTTGAATTAATCTCCAACATTGCTTAGCAAGCATAGCTTTGTTGAAGCATTCAAGATCCCTAAAACCCATTCCACCTGCATCTTTAGCATTTCCCAATCTGCTCCATGAAACCCAGTGAAGTTTGTTCTCCTTCTGTTGttgtccccaccaaaaattcTGAATAACACTATTAATGTCTTTCAAAAGTGAATTAGGAAGCTTAAAAACACTCATTGTATAAGTAGGAAGTGCTTGTACCATGGCTTTGATAAAGATCTCTCCTCCTGCTTGTGATAAGAACTTCATTGCATGACTGCTCAATTTCAATCGAACTTTGTCTAAAATCCCCTTGAAAGTCTTGTGTTTTGCTCTGCCAACAATTGAAGGTAATCCAAGATAGTTTTCATATGGCATAGCTAAATTCATACCAGCAATATCAAGAATATATGATTGAGTCACCCTCGGAGTATTCTTACTGAAAATAATAGAGGTTTTCTCAATATTAAGTCTTTGTCTAGAAGCGTCTGCATACACTTTAAGCAAACCAAAGAGCCTGCCCCATTCAAAAGCATTTGCCTTACAGAAGATAAGACTATCATCTGTAAAGAAAAGATGTGATACTCTCATCTGACCTTTGTCCATTGGAACCCCATGAATCAGCCCCCTCTCTTCTGCTTTTCCTATTAAATTGCTCAATGCCTCAGcacataaaatgaataaatagggTGAAATAGGGTCTCCTTGCCTTATGCCTCTAGATGGATGGAACGCCTCTTAAGGAAAACCATTTACTAGAATAACATAGGAAACAGTTTCAACACAGACCATCACCAAGTCAATCCATTGAGAATTGAACCCTAGTTTGCATAGAACAGCTCGAAGGAAGCCCCTTTTGATTCTATCATAAGTCttgctcatgtcaagtttcaaaacCATGTAGCCCTCTTTACCTGTCATTTTACATTTCAAAGTATGCAATGCTTCAAAAGCTACAATTACATTGTCAGTGATTAACCTTTCAGGAATAAAAGCTTACTGATGATAAGAAATAATGAGTGGCAGGATCTTCTTAAGCCTGTTGGCTATAGCTTTTGAAATGaccttatacaacacattaCACAGAGAAATAGGCCTAAATTCAGACACTTTTAAAGGGGATTTCTTTTTTGGGATAAGGGTAATAAAAATGCTATTAATCTCAGCAAGACTCCCTTTAGAATTGAGCACAAACAAAACAGCTTCACAAACCTGAGGACCAACTATTGACCAGTGTTGTTGATAGAATGCAGTAGGGAATCCATCAGGTCCTTGAGAGCTTAAACCATTTATCTGGAAAAGTGCTTCCTCCACCTCCTTGTGAGAATAAGGTTTGGTCAACATAGAGTTCATGTCACCAGTTACTCGAGGCGCCAAATTCTCCAAGCAGAGATCAATATTTGTTGGCTGAGAAGAAGTAAAAAGCCTCCAGAAAAAAGACTGGAAGAGAGAACTAATGCCTTCCCTCGATACAACCTCCTGATTCTGATCATCCAAGAGATGTTTGatgatatttgttttctttctctgAGTTGcacattgatgaaaaaattttgtgttcCTGTCCCCCTCACTCAACCATCTTTGTttggctctttgtttccatttcagATTCTCTGCTTCCAGAAGTCCATCCAACTCTCTTTGAACCTGCTTTATACTCTCAGTCAAGTGACCTGTGTTACTGATTTGCAAATCAGATAGCTGGGACATCATGGCTTTAATCTCTCTTTTAGAATTCCCTCTTCTGTTTCGACTCCAAATAACCAACTTATCCTTGCAATGCCTCAAACTTTCTGCAGCAAAATTGAGTTTATTACTATCCATTCTTGGCTTAGTCCATTCCTCCTCCAAGATGTTATGACACTCCTCATTGAGAGACCAACACGCCTCAAATCTGAAAGGCTTTTCACATTTGAGTGAATCCATAATCTGTATCTCCATAGTCACAAAGATGGGGCAATGATCTGAACTCAGAGCTGGAAGAGTATAGACTTTGTGACTGGGAAATAGATCCATCTAAGAGCTATTACCAAAGGCACGATCAAGCCTTTCCTTAGTAAATGATGCACCATGTCTGCCATTAGACCAGGTAAACTTGTTACCAACAAAGCCAAGGTCACTAAGACCACATAATTCCACAGTGTCTCTAAAAGATTCAATCTGGTTAAAAGCTCTCGATGCACCACCACATTTATCACCCAAAAAaagaatctcattgaaatctccaaCACATAGCCACCCCATATAGTTCACAGGGTTAATAGCTTGAAGTAAGTTCCAACTATATTGTCTCCTAACAGTCACTGGTGATCCATAGAAACTTTTCAAAAGCCagtcctccctctcccttgcTCCCTTAACCATGAGAGAAATATGGTTTTGAGAGTAAGAGTGAACTTCAGCCTCCACATCATTGTTCCAAAGAAAAGCTAATCTACCACTAGGCCCCTTGCAGTCAATCACAAAAATGTTATCAaacttaattttccttttcacaCATTCCACCTTTTGCCTCTTACACTTTGTTTCCATCAGGAAAACAAAGGATGAGAACTTAGATTGCACCATAAGATGCAAATCATTAACTGTTTGAGGGTTTCCAAGCCCTCGGTAGTTCCAACTAATGCAACTCATTGTGATTGGTAGGGTTGACACCCAGCCACCACCATCTCATGTTGTGAAGAGTTCATGGCAACCATGTCCTCAATTTTTGATCTTTTTGCATGTGAAATGCCTTCATCTCCCTCTGAACAGAGACTACCTCTCTTTTTGCTGATATTAGGAGCCACCTCCCTACCTTCAGAGTCATTAACCAGATCAACATAGCACTTCTCTCTAGCTCTTCTTTTCCAAGAGGCTCTCTTCTTTGAAGTTTCTAAAGCCTGGGCTTGATCCGTGAGAAATTGATCAAGAGAATTAATCTGGGCCATCAGATCAGAATTAGCCTCATGGTTCTTTGATGAGCTGTCTCTTTTGGGTGGATCAAGTCTAGTTTGACTTCTCTGCTGAACTTTCTTTGTAGAAACAGAATCTTCCATTATAATTGGATGACCCGTGTCTTCTTCCAAATCGTAAGTGTGACAGTTACCTTATGGGGTTGAAAATCAGTAGCCATAAGGGGCTCCACTAAATCTGCATTAGTTTCCAAAGTTGGCTGCACTCCTGCCATAAACACAAAGTTTTCTTGAATTGGCTCACTGTCATTGATTGGATCCACAAATCCCTCCTGAGATTCTGCCTTCCCTAAATTGGCTTCATCCCTGACCTCCCCACCTTTCCTCCATGCATGATCTGCACCACTCGACTGTTGGGATGAATCAGAACCATATCTTTTCTGGTTTATATCACCCTCTTTTGCTGCAGGAGTCCTTAACCAAACCCCATATTGATTATGTAAGGATGTGTTTTGTGAAGGTTGACAAGACTTGCCACTATGTTTAATAACCCCACACTTTAAGCAGAAAGTAGGGAGTCTTCATATTTAAACGTCACCCAAGTTTTCCTGCCATCAATTGTTAAGAACATACCCCTCATAAGAGCCTTAGTAATATCCATTTCAGCTCTAATTCTCAGGAACTTGCCCCATCCTATTCCTCGATCATCAGAATGAACTTTCACCACCTTTCCTACATTTTTGCCAATCTATTTACCCACCCCTTCTGTCATAGTGCCAAGAGGCATGTTGTGCACTTGAAGTCAAAATTCCTCCCTAGTAAACTGAATATCAGTGATGGACATATTACCTTCAAAAGCATGTAGGCATAGCAACCATCTATCGAAGGACCAAGGCCTTCCTTTGATCACTCGTTGCCTATCCTCATCCTTGTTGAACTCCATCAAAAATCTGTTCTCCCCAACTTCAGTGAATTGAATCCAACCCTCACTTCTCCAGATTTTGATCATAGTGTTCCTGAAAGCTTCCTTATTAATAGATTTCTCTGCAATGATCATTCCTAGCAAGCAGAATTTGCCTTGATGCATTGCCTTCTCCATGGTATCAGATGGTAGAACCATCTCTGTGCTCTCCTGTTCTGTAAGCTTGAAACTCCCCCATTGCCTTGTCAACTCTTCCACCATGACACTCTTCAAACTAGACACAGCCAGCCAAAGAGACTCTCCTCTGACTAGAGAGAAAATAACCCCACCTCAAAAGAGAGAGGACCGTCCAAAACGATACCATTAATCACTTAATAACCATCTGTACGTTGGCTTTCATTTATTGTTTAATCCAGCTAAATTCACATTGTTTCGTAATTCCCAAATGATGGCCAGAATATGCATGGACAACTTTccatatttgaataataaactCATGAAATTATTTGTTTCCATTTAGTACTAATTTtctaattgagttttttatgatcaaatttcGCTTTTACTTTCATGCACTAGTGCGAGCTGATCATCATCCACCAGACCGTCCGGGATACCATTCATTCATCACCGCATTTCTTACAGTTCTTTTAGAGCGTTTACTTGGAAGAGAGTTGGAAAATAACTCCTTCCAAGATCTTCTATCTCATATATGCACAGAGATACGGACTTTTACTCAAAGCCAGGTTGACAGTACTATTGTGCCAGCAATCTTCTGTGCTATCAGCAGAGGAAACTTTGAGTTTGTTTCTAGCATGTTGAAAGCAAATCCAGAATTTTTGTTGATCCGTAACAGTGAAGGAATGAGCATATTCCAATGTGCTGTCCTCCATCGTCAGGCTAAAATTTGTAGCCTTATATACGAGTTAGAAGGGGTGGAAGCTCTACTAGCTGAGCGTGATAAATCCGGCAATACTATATTGCATCTGGCAGGAATGTTAACAGAACACACTCCTATTTATGATCAGATAGCAGGGGCAGCTTTGCAAATGCGAAGAGAAGTACAATGGTTTAAGGTTAGCTCTCTCTCACCTTATGTTTCTGGGTATACTTTTCTTGCACAATGCACATACTTTCTAATTAACAACGTTATATAAAGTCGACATAAGATTACTTGTAAGTTCATAACCAAAATCCGTGGAATGACATTAGAAATATCCTACAGTTTAATTAtcatcattccaaaacaaacTCTAGCAGCTAGAAATGCGATTACTAAAGTCAATTAATTAACCAAAGTACTCTAAATGCATGATGTCCCatattagaataaatataataaaaaatagtgtgAAATCATGACTTGTCTCAAAAACTTAATTAAACTAATaggaaaatgtaaattttattatttattttatattataataccCCCTCATGAGTGAGCCAAACTCTCTTTCAATGAGTAAGTCCAATCttgtaaatatttaattaaataaggtAGAGCGTAAAATCAGGATTCGAATAACTCGGGATCTCTATTATGATACCAtatgaaatcatcacttatctCCAAAATTTAAGTGGATCATAGGAAGacgtagattttattatttattttatatcttaacaacaATACATTAaaactattaattttaaattagtttaggtTCATCAAAGTCAATCTCGATTATACATGTATAAcaaaaaacgaaagaaaagtCTGTGTCTTATAGAACagaaatattttacaaaattcaagTACCGCATATATAAGTGTTTaatttaattgatatataaGTGCGTAATTGAAGAATATGCTTgcaaaacttattatttatattcacatAGAACTTGGTAAGATTCTTCATaagtcactacaaaaaaatagggcatttgagataaattatttgcgacgagaatgatcatttgagataaaaatagactcattgTAATAGGAAATAATCTTTTTGGCAGGAAATACCTAGTAGGAAATAAACTGTTTTCTTATAGTGAGTACCGCATATTTAAGTgtttttaattgatatataagtgcgtataaattgattaaaatgcttgcaaaacttattatttatattcacatAGAACTTGGCAAgattctaatttcttttctatttttcttatattctttcaatttataaaatccaaaacaatttataaaggggttttaaataatgattttgtttttctcaacTTGATTTAAGTAAAATTCGTATAAGCTCTATTTTACTCATTTGagcttttattttaaagttcgtaatattttgttatatatgtatgtgttatatttattatatgttagctacattttctatatttaatcttatactatcaatttatttatagtttaccttatttaatatatttatctatgTTCCCAATTATAATATGGATTATCATGtgtttaaaaatagattatatatttttcaattatatatatagtacatattTACTTATGTAGCTGACATTATCATAATCAAAAGTCACATTAGCCTATTGATATAAACGTAAATGAAGGGCTAAATGCAAGTTTGCTTGAAATGGTTACAAAATTAACTTTaacaaaataactttataaattgtatataCATGGCATGCATGTTAAAACTTTAAAACATTATATGCAATATggtttatattataatatatatatatatatgataacgcatattgaaatttataaatattacttttaaattatagttgcatattattatatttttatgctataattaatatacaataACTTATAACATAATAAGTCAtaagtaaaaaagaagaagatgatcttATGTATTTAAAAACCGTAAgttaatcttatatatatatatatatatatatatatagtatatatcatAAGAGCTTTTATAATCTAAACTTCTAGGTCGAATAGTTTAATGGTCAGAAtctattgtaaaatttaaactttttacattaattataaaggaatatatatttattttaaataaacatgCGAATTGAGGTGGAGCACCCTTATTCGAATGCTCGACTCTATCTAATACAGCACTTCTCATTAATATTGGCATTGGGTGAGATCAAACATGCCACATGCTACCAACATGTCTAGCGAGGTGTGGGCATCCTCTCTTTGCATATCGGAGCTAGGTTTCCTTCTCAACCGTGCTTGCACGCGAATTAAGGGTTGATTTCatttcacaaatcatttcaatttatttaattattataaattttttatacaaataaataaaatataataaattttttaaattttttaaattttaaaataaaaattatattaaaaaattatatattaaaaatattttatttaatgtttaatttattttacctCTTCTCATCTATATAATCAAAAAAGTCTAAAAATCTCTCCCTTCGAACTCAAAACTCAAGCTCACTctcttgttggattttttttatattaaataaatagcATAATGACACAAAACTCAAGgagaatcacaaaaaaattcaatgaaattctcaatacaaaatataagagTACTCTCAATGAatgttgtataatatatttttctttaaaaatataaaaaaatgctctCAAAACACCTTTcattagatcttttattttaaagctatttttacattttactaCAGGACATTGTTAGAtgtagaaaattcgattcatcaatataaatatatttaattaatttctcattcctcctcctccttagTACATTAGCATGTTGGAAATATTCATGTCCACCCTTGCGTTTGAAAGAGATCCAAAGATTCTCATTTGTGATGTACgtaactataattattcaattggATTTgactacaaaataaaataaaacaagaatattttcattatataattttttttatttttaaatcaatttatattttaatttagcttataaatttagattaatttaaaatagaatataattatatgacattgtatatgaagagatattgcaaatatcaaaagatatgaggatattattgacaattagaaaaaatatttgaaatgaataaaaaagattaaaaagtataatatttaaatcatacaaagaaaaaatagataagctgatatatgatatattgtaaaagtcagtatgtaaaataaaaaaaaatgaattttaagagatgtattttaaaggataggaTGAAGAAGTCGTTCGGAGTGCTCTAAAGTTACAtatcttatttatatacaattttaacattaacaaatgattttttttttcttttttttttaaaattttatcattttgaaCTGTTGAAGCCACACatgtgtttgaattaaaattacaaagaacTCCTCATTGTTatggaataattttatttctcattttcttcacaTGTACACATTAtgcttcttttaattaatttatttttttcataataaatatgtgatatatggataataagtagaacaatttaattaatttaataaaaaaattaaaatatttaaaatatataatgaggGATGATGAGTCCCCCGTTATTATAATATACGTTACGAAGAAATTGTAACCGCATTATTGTTCTTAATAAATGCAGGATGTGGAAAGTATTTGCCTACCCATCACTAGGGAACTTTTAAACGATCAAGGTTTGACTCCTAGACAAGTGTTTAGAAAAACGCATCTCAGTTTGAAGGAAAATGCAAAGCGATGGAtgaaagaaacaacaaattcTGGTTTAGTGGCAGCCACACTAATTGTTACCCTCATGTTTACAACAGCATTTACTACTCCAGGTGGTAATAGTGAAGAGACAGGCTTGCCAGTTCTCATAAATGACACACAATTTAAGATCTTTATGGTAACTGTTTCAGTGTCACTCTTTTCTTCTTCGGTTTCATTATTGATGTTTTTGAGACTCTTCACCTCACGTTACGTAGAAGAAGACTTTCTTATATCATTGCCCATAAAAATGACGATAGGATTTTTCGCTCTTTTCATCTCCATCGGAACTATGATTGCGGGCTTTTGCCTTGCCATTACACTTCAGTTACAGGGACAAAGATCGATTCTCATTCCTATCATTCTTTTGGTTGCTTTTCCCCTTTGGACATTTTCGTGGGTGTTCATTCCACTTCTTGATGCCGTTGTGGGTTCAAGCTTTCGATCAAGGATCTTCGATAGAAAATGAAGCCGTTGATTTACCTTTTTCCTCGTTCGTTATATTAATGTTCCATTAATATTGTGCATACAAACTAGAGCTGATGAGTTCTTTTCTAATGGGACTGATGACTAATGAGTTTTCAGCCAACTTatgttgcatatatattttgtaattatttttcatatttagaTGGACGTTCATTTgggttataatattattttatcgttcttttgggtttatttttttgttatattattttatcgttatattattttgttttttgtttttcatattaatttgttcatttgcatatatattttgtcattttgcaaaattttgtttatctaatttatgtcccgtttggattcagatatgagataagatgagataaattaagattgtttgtgaatagtaatgagatttgtaagttaaaatttataaatagtaataaatagtagtgagatgagttgagatgctCAACCCAAAGATAGTTCCTTTGGCAAAATGCGGTTTAGATAgcgagttgagatgaaagttgaaagagatgtgatgagttgagatgatttgtgaatagtagtaagatttgtgagttaaaatttgtgaataatagtaaatagtagtgagattctTTCAATCCAAAAATAGTTCATTTGGCAAAGTgtggtttagatagtgaattgagatgaaagttaaaagttgaataaaatattattagaatattattttttaatattattattattttaaaatttgaaaaatttgaaatatttattatattattataacaacAAATGCATAATTGCAGAAGTACATTATTTTCACAGCAAAGCCACTTTGAAGCATAAGTTGAGATATATTACTCCACCTTAAGGTCACATGTGTGTcttaataaaaaaggaaaaacaaatcatATCACTGTCAAAATATAGACAATTATATTCTTTAACACTAACTGggctatcattataatatatataatttcacttATATACTGTTGGTATTCTTcagtttatataaatataggttttcacttggaaaaaaaaaatcattagaatATGTGCTCTTCTGGTTCGGGATGCATCataagaacatatatatatatatatatatatatgagttgcAGTATTATGAGAAGATTTGAAAGCCTACTCCAAAGGTAGAGGTGACGAAGTTTTTGAAGGGTAAAGGCTACAACGATGCAAAGGACTTTGCTGGAGAATGCGAGCCAGTGGTCATCGTTGCCAAAGGCCAAAGTACTTGACCTTGACATCTTAGCTCAATCTGGCTGAGTTtctaaatttaatcattttctctttcctaaaGAAAATCTGATCTGATTGTGAACTTTTGCCTGAGCAGATGTGCAGGGGACATGCAAATATGGAACCCGAGTGGATTACATTTTGGTATCGCCAAATTCACCATACAAATTTGTTCCGGGTTCATACTCGGTCATACCATCCAAGGGTACTTTCGATCACCACATTGTAAAGGTCGACATAAAGAAAGCAGTGGAGAGTGTTCCAGAGAATGCCATCAGACAAGGGAGGAAGATAAAACAGAAGGTTGAAAGAGTTTCAAACCAGTGCTCTTCAACAGCTATTTGGAGGCTAAAGGCTTGGTCACTCTGAGTGGGGTTGGTAGGAGTCCTGTAAATACTAAATTTTCCATCACAACAATAGTTATTTATTTGTAGCATGAATAAAAGTAATTAAGTTTGTGGTGTGAATAATCATGCTAACTCTACCTTGGATATGAGTGAAAGCAAATCTGTAGGGGGGTTAACCTGTAACCCTTTTCAGTACCTATGGTCTTGTTCAATTATTTGATTAATTTAGTCATTAAGTATTCattttgtgttgtatttttgCTAAGGTTACACAGTAGACTAGACTATGCATAATAAACGTTTAGGAAACATGAATTAGATAATGCAAATAACGTCATCCAAATCAAACTAGACACTAGACTGGATTAAACAAAGACTCCAATTCGAAACAGAGCATAGAACAAGTAACTCCAAATGATGAAAGACTCCAAAACAGAAGAGAACACTACAAATTATGGATTTCTAAATTTATTGGTTGACCTAATCTATTAAGGATGGCGCAGAGAAGAGCCAAAGGATGAAGAGACGAGAGGTTGAGATGATAAACAGAGTGCTTAATCGTATATCTTGTATTGAATACATTATCTgtaccactatatatatattacaagaatgaaataaataatattctgcCAGCGCATACTAACAAACTTAACAGAATTGGAAATGCAtgctttattttcctttacattAGTTTGTCTGGTGGAACCGTAGGCAGCTGGGTGTGCAAATCTTCTTTCTGCGGTAAATTCAGTAGAATCCGCATCACATATTCGGGCTACAACACATATGATATGATTTAGCAATATATAGAGAGACCCACATAATTCAAGTCATGTGAAGATCAATTACTTGCTATCTTAATTGGTTAGTAAACAtctcctagctagctactagAAATATTAATGCAAATAAGCATCCATCTATATTCATAAGCAAGTGTGACaactttttcctctttttttcttagtcctgaaaataatttttgaggGAATCATTACTTTCCCATTTGGTTGAAACCCTAAAAAAAGATGTTCGATATATCTTGCAACCCTAAAAATCACTTCCCTCCACACCAAAATAACCAGCATTAAAAACCCACTAGAAACCTCTGGCATATTTTTGCCACAACCGTACTCAACACACAGTCCAAACCGAACAATTTCTGTCATGAACTCCTGGCAGAACaatttctgattttctttttcatttcatggTAAAACCAATTTAAAACTTGTTGacacaactcaactcattttctGTCTATTCACAGATTAATACAATGAAAACACCTCATATGCATGcggaaaataaatatatgaaaggGATATCCACATACAGTGCATGGCATAAATAATTTACGAGTCGTGCTACACAGAAGTTCCATACTCTGCACAccatttaaaaacatgtgattttactcttttactctcatatttcatattacgagggtaaaatagtaaaatcacatgttcaatatgagggtaaaagagtaaaatcacatatttttaagtggtgtgcagtaATATGGGacttatgtctagaattttaCATAagtacacatatatatacaagttataCAATAAATAAGTACTTATCTCAATGACTAGTGTCtcatgacagaaaaaaaaaatcatctcaatggTAAGGATCGAGATAAGCGAGCGAATATTGGATGGATGAGAAAGAAGACAAAGCAATATAAACCAAAAGTCACTAGATACATATATGAAGGCTGAAGGAAACCCACCCTAAAGGCTGAGAAGGATATTAACCACAAATGAGAGTGAAAATGGAGACAGGAATATGCACAGACAAAATGGGTCCAACAAAAGACCtatttcaaaactaaaaaaaacagaTTCTGATGTACAGACAAAAATTTAATGGTGGCAGAAAGTTAAGATCATAAAAAGGAGACTCGAGCTCTATGATTATCTGGTATGTGAAGTTGTGAACAGTCATTTGTGCGTACAAATACTCATAAAAGTAGTATTTTCATTATTCAcatgaataaatattgtttctGTAAATATCCGTGTGTATGAATAAATACTTTACGAGTATTAGTACACACGGATGACCTTGTGTGAAGCAGAACTTgcatattacttttttttttttttttttataagaaatggCTTTCATCTATTTTGCATCAAGGATTACAAGAGATCTTATCAACCCAAATAACATGGGCGATAGACTCAGGTACAAGATCCCCCCACACAATCAAATCGTCCACATTCCATG
This region includes:
- the LOC108984489 gene encoding ankyrin repeat-containing protein NPR4-like; the protein is MLKANPEFLLIRNSEGMSIFQCAVLHRQAKICSLIYELEGVEALLAERDKSGNTILHLAGMLTEHTPIYDQIAGAALQMRREVQWFKDVESICLPITRELLNDQGLTPRQVFRKTHLSLKENAKRWMKETTNSGLVAATLIVTLMFTTAFTTPGGNSEETGLPVLINDTQFKIFMVTVSVSLFSSSVSLLMFLRLFTSRYVEEDFLISLPIKMTIGFFALFISIGTMIAGFCLAITLQLQGQRSILIPIILLVAFPLWTFSWVFIPLLDAVVGSSFRSRIFDRK